A single window of Candidatus Binatia bacterium DNA harbors:
- a CDS encoding VanZ family protein — MSSDYFSGEQTGGFLLPLLELLLPGASPATLEAVHALVRKLAHVTEYAILAILLVRALDHPERAALTTAAAAVALGTAYAAVDELHQTWVPSRVGSPYDVALDACGTLLGAALATALSAGRRSRA; from the coding sequence TTGTCGAGCGACTACTTCAGCGGCGAGCAGACGGGCGGCTTCCTGCTGCCGCTCCTCGAGCTTCTGCTGCCCGGAGCATCACCGGCGACGCTGGAGGCGGTGCACGCGCTCGTGCGCAAGCTCGCGCACGTCACCGAGTACGCGATCCTCGCGATCCTGCTGGTGCGCGCGCTCGACCACCCGGAGCGCGCCGCCCTGACCACGGCGGCCGCGGCCGTCGCCCTCGGGACGGCGTACGCGGCGGTCGACGAGCTGCACCAGACCTGGGTGCCGAGCCGGGTCGGCTCGCCGTACGACGTCGCGCTCGACGCGTGCGGTACGCTCCTCGGCGCCGCGCTCGCGACCGCGCTCAGCGCTGGTCGACGATCGCGAGCTTGA
- a CDS encoding peptidylprolyl isomerase, with protein MTAEELTAELQRLPHRSRTMMDAEARKRFVENYVLNELLFDEGVQQGFADDPDIERQVNDLRRRLVIQRVVRKLQDAPPITDEQVQAYYDAHPERYSTTTIKARHILVKDEAKAKELLEEVKKDPSKFPEIAKANSVDTASARKGGDLGFFGHGRMVPEFEAAAFALQTPGEISEVVKTPYGYHIIQLEERREGEQKPFDQVKEQIRATLRNEAVQGRTKEYYEELKQKANLTIDEAAVERIAKSIPEPSPGATSPAMAHGAH; from the coding sequence ATGACCGCCGAGGAGCTGACCGCCGAGCTACAACGCCTGCCGCACCGGTCGCGCACGATGATGGACGCCGAGGCGCGCAAGCGCTTCGTCGAGAACTACGTCCTGAACGAGCTGCTCTTCGACGAGGGCGTCCAGCAGGGCTTCGCCGACGACCCCGACATCGAGCGCCAGGTGAACGATCTGCGCCGCCGTCTCGTGATCCAGCGCGTCGTGCGCAAGCTGCAGGACGCGCCGCCGATCACCGACGAGCAGGTGCAGGCGTACTACGATGCGCACCCCGAGCGTTACTCGACGACGACGATCAAGGCTCGACACATCCTCGTCAAGGACGAAGCCAAGGCGAAGGAGCTGCTCGAAGAGGTCAAGAAGGATCCGAGCAAGTTCCCCGAGATCGCGAAGGCGAACTCCGTCGACACGGCGTCGGCGCGCAAGGGTGGTGACCTCGGCTTCTTCGGTCACGGACGCATGGTGCCCGAGTTCGAGGCCGCCGCGTTCGCGCTCCAGACGCCTGGCGAGATCAGCGAGGTCGTCAAGACGCCGTACGGCTACCACATCATCCAGCTCGAGGAGCGTCGCGAAGGCGAGCAGAAGCCGTTCGATCAGGTCAAGGAGCAAATTCGCGCGACGCTGCGCAACGAGGCGGTGCAGGGGCGCACCAAGGAGTACTACGAGGAGCTCAAGCAGAAGGCGAACTTGACGATCGACGAGGCGGCGGTCGAGCGTATCGCCAAGTCGATTCCCGAGCCGAGCCCGGGCGCGACGTCCCCGGCGATGGCGCACGGCGCGCACTGA
- the selB gene encoding selenocysteine-specific translation elongation factor → MTTLATKTAHGAAILGTAGHIDHGKTALIRALTGQDTDRLKEEKERGISIELGFAFYEIDGRRYGVVDVPGHDRFLRNMLAGAHGIDLVLLVVAADDGVMPQTEEHFDIVHLLGARRAIFVITKIDLVDERRVAEVRSEIEVLAAGTAYESAPVCAVSSVTGAGLDELRAAIVEQIATLPPRDPSGWFRMPIDRAFVIHGHGLVVTGTAVSGVVREGDPLALRPGDVTTRARTIQVHGETVTQAGAGQRVAVNLGGLDRNAARRGLVLSDPRVEFPTDRFDCWLEVRPGAKRPLRSFDRVRVYVGTAETMGRVIVLGAQELAPKSHGHCQIVVDEELMVANGDRFILRSENATRTTGGGEVLHPFATRHRTVDDALLARLARLREPALQPRIHAFLELLHEFAAPVGYVAQAMNRTDADVRRAAAGLPEIVPLPEANDPQAYTTRDKWRQLAALVAEVLRHYHRVHPLESGMEAEALRSRLRVPVPPRLFRPVLERLEAEGVLVREQALVRLPTHKVELAQDDADVATRVARALESGGFTPPDVKQIQKDLDLTYSRLLEVLRVLERQGRVVRVGPDLWYASAALEQARVKLREFLASRPEITVAEYRTLLGASRKYALALLEYFDSIALTIRVGDARKLRRPA, encoded by the coding sequence ATGACGACGCTCGCGACGAAGACGGCGCACGGCGCCGCGATCCTCGGCACCGCGGGACACATCGACCACGGCAAGACGGCGCTGATCCGCGCGCTCACCGGTCAGGACACCGATCGCCTGAAGGAGGAGAAGGAGCGCGGCATCTCGATCGAGCTCGGCTTCGCCTTCTACGAGATCGACGGCCGGCGCTACGGCGTCGTCGACGTGCCGGGGCACGACCGCTTCCTCCGCAACATGCTCGCCGGCGCGCACGGCATCGACCTCGTGCTGCTCGTCGTCGCCGCGGACGACGGCGTCATGCCGCAGACCGAGGAGCACTTCGACATCGTGCACCTGCTCGGCGCGCGGCGCGCGATCTTCGTCATCACCAAGATCGACCTGGTCGACGAGCGTCGCGTGGCCGAGGTGCGCTCGGAGATCGAGGTGCTGGCCGCCGGGACGGCGTACGAGTCGGCGCCGGTGTGCGCGGTGTCGAGCGTCACCGGCGCGGGACTCGACGAGCTCCGCGCGGCGATCGTCGAGCAGATCGCGACGCTGCCGCCGCGCGATCCGTCCGGCTGGTTCCGGATGCCGATCGATCGCGCGTTCGTGATCCACGGCCACGGTCTCGTCGTGACCGGAACGGCCGTCTCGGGCGTGGTGCGCGAGGGCGACCCGCTCGCGCTGCGTCCGGGCGACGTCACGACCCGCGCACGCACGATCCAGGTGCACGGCGAAACGGTGACGCAAGCGGGCGCGGGACAGCGCGTCGCGGTGAACCTCGGCGGGCTCGATCGCAACGCTGCGCGCCGCGGGCTCGTACTCTCAGACCCGCGCGTCGAGTTTCCGACCGATCGCTTCGACTGCTGGCTCGAGGTGCGTCCCGGAGCGAAGCGTCCGCTGCGCTCGTTCGATCGCGTCCGCGTCTACGTCGGCACGGCGGAGACGATGGGCCGCGTCATCGTGCTCGGCGCGCAAGAGCTCGCACCGAAGTCGCACGGCCATTGCCAGATCGTCGTCGACGAGGAGCTCATGGTCGCGAACGGCGACCGCTTCATCCTGCGCAGCGAGAACGCGACGCGCACGACCGGCGGCGGCGAGGTGCTGCACCCGTTCGCGACGCGCCACCGCACGGTCGACGACGCGCTGCTCGCCCGGCTCGCGCGCCTCCGCGAGCCCGCGCTGCAGCCGCGCATCCACGCGTTCCTCGAACTGCTCCACGAGTTCGCGGCACCGGTCGGCTACGTCGCGCAGGCGATGAACCGCACCGACGCCGACGTGCGTCGCGCGGCCGCGGGCCTTCCGGAGATCGTGCCGCTACCCGAGGCGAACGATCCGCAGGCCTACACGACGCGCGACAAGTGGCGTCAGCTCGCGGCGCTGGTCGCGGAGGTGCTGCGCCACTACCACCGCGTGCACCCGCTGGAGTCCGGCATGGAGGCCGAGGCGTTGCGCTCGCGGCTGCGCGTGCCGGTGCCGCCGCGGCTCTTCCGGCCCGTGCTCGAGCGGCTCGAGGCGGAGGGTGTGCTGGTCCGCGAGCAGGCGCTCGTCCGGCTGCCGACGCACAAGGTCGAGCTCGCGCAGGACGACGCCGACGTCGCGACGCGCGTCGCGCGCGCGCTCGAGAGCGGCGGCTTCACCCCGCCGGACGTCAAGCAAATCCAGAAGGATCTCGACCTGACCTACTCGCGGCTGCTCGAGGTGCTGCGCGTCCTCGAGCGTCAGGGCCGCGTGGTCCGCGTCGGGCCGGACCTGTGGTACGCGAGCGCGGCGCTCGAGCAGGCGCGCGTCAAGCTGCGCGAGTTCCTCGCGAGCCGTCCGGAGATCACCGTCGCCGAATACAGGACGCTGCTCGGCGCGAGCCGCAAGTACGCGCTCGCGCTACTCGAGTACTTCGACAGCATCGCGCTCACGATTCGCGTCGGCGACGCGCGCAAGCTGCGGCGGCCAGCGTAG
- the selA gene encoding L-seryl-tRNA(Sec) selenium transferase: MHPRSLPSVDALLAHPQALALRERFARPLLVEAVRRVLDDARRAARDGERFGAKRSDAAARATDEASPDAILRRAEAWLDAAAAGRLPRVINATGVVLHTNLGRAPLGPRVVDAIAAAAADPVALEFDLASGERGERDRHVQDALCALTGAEAALVVNNNAAALLLALDTLAARREVVVSRGELIEIGGSFRLPDVLRKSGAILREVGTTNRTRLEDYAAAINRRTALVLRAHPSNYRITGFTEQPKLRDLAALAHERGVALIEDLGSGALLDLEAFGLPHEPTPRESLAAGADLVSFSGDKLLGGPQAGILVGRASLIEKLQRNPLKRALRVDKLTLAGLAATLALYRAAPDLSSELPVLALLRRDPATLQRLAHEACARLRAALPAGFSCEVVASQAEVGSGAQPTLALPSYAVAVTHESWSEERVARWFRDAKPAIVGRITRGQVLLDVRAVRDPADLVPHHEQVSA; encoded by the coding sequence ATGCACCCTCGCTCCCTGCCGAGCGTCGACGCATTGCTCGCGCACCCGCAAGCGCTGGCGCTGCGCGAGCGCTTTGCGCGTCCGCTGCTGGTCGAAGCGGTGCGGCGCGTGCTCGACGACGCCCGGCGCGCGGCGCGCGACGGGGAGCGCTTTGGTGCGAAACGTTCCGACGCCGCCGCGCGCGCGACCGACGAGGCGTCGCCCGACGCGATCCTGCGCCGTGCGGAAGCGTGGCTCGACGCGGCCGCCGCGGGACGCCTGCCGCGGGTGATCAACGCGACCGGAGTCGTCCTGCACACGAACCTCGGGCGCGCGCCGCTCGGACCGCGCGTCGTGGACGCAATTGCCGCCGCGGCGGCCGATCCGGTTGCGCTCGAGTTCGACCTCGCGAGCGGCGAGCGCGGCGAGCGCGACCGGCACGTGCAGGACGCGCTGTGCGCGCTGACCGGAGCCGAGGCGGCGCTGGTGGTGAACAACAACGCCGCGGCCCTCCTGCTCGCGCTCGACACCCTCGCCGCGCGGCGCGAGGTGGTCGTGTCGCGCGGCGAGCTGATCGAGATCGGCGGCTCGTTCCGCCTGCCGGACGTGCTGCGCAAGAGCGGCGCGATCCTGCGCGAGGTCGGCACCACGAACCGGACGCGGCTCGAGGACTACGCCGCGGCGATCAACCGGCGCACGGCGCTCGTGCTACGCGCGCACCCGAGCAACTACCGCATCACCGGCTTCACCGAGCAGCCGAAGCTGCGCGACCTCGCCGCGCTCGCGCACGAGCGCGGCGTCGCCCTGATCGAGGACCTCGGCAGCGGCGCGCTGCTCGACCTCGAAGCCTTCGGGCTGCCGCACGAGCCGACGCCGCGCGAGTCGCTCGCGGCCGGCGCGGATCTGGTCAGCTTCAGCGGCGACAAGCTGCTCGGCGGACCGCAGGCCGGGATCCTCGTCGGACGCGCGTCGTTGATCGAGAAGCTGCAGCGCAACCCGCTCAAGCGCGCGCTGCGCGTCGACAAGCTGACGCTCGCCGGTCTCGCCGCAACGCTCGCGCTCTACCGCGCGGCGCCGGATCTCTCGTCCGAGCTGCCGGTGCTCGCCCTGCTGCGCCGCGATCCTGCGACGCTGCAGCGGCTCGCGCACGAGGCGTGCGCGCGTCTGCGCGCGGCCCTCCCCGCGGGCTTCTCGTGCGAGGTGGTCGCGTCGCAGGCCGAGGTCGGCAGCGGCGCGCAGCCGACGCTCGCGCTGCCGAGCTACGCGGTCGCGGTCACTCACGAATCGTGGAGCGAGGAGCGTGTCGCGCGCTGGTTCCGCGACGCGAAGCCCGCGATCGTCGGCCGCATCACGCGTGGGCAGGTGCTGCTCGACGTGCGTGCGGTGCGCGATCCGGCGGACCTCGTTCCGCACCACGAGCAGGTGTCGGCATGA
- a CDS encoding prolipoprotein diacylglyceryl transferase family protein: MQPSEGTIATARRSRQDTNRAPEPAVTSDARGRLVTTLWLTLFAVLFAALLVRNYVLGAYELGMLRVGPLRIASFGPLVSLGVLFGIHLMRRWSLATGLPWDDVFGAVGWMLVVGFVGSHVLDVALYRPEDFFDPGVLLDFRSDYSSFGGVLCGGLAAWLAFRRAGIPVLRGMECTLYGFTGGWLFGRLACFSVHDHPGVATSSPLGVEIDGVMRHDLGLYELIYTIVIFAILQWTTQRRRYDGWVIALVATTYAPVRFALDFLRVRDATYGGLTPAQWVCIPVLAIGLYYCARGRQAA, from the coding sequence ATGCAGCCCTCGGAGGGCACCATCGCGACCGCACGCCGAAGCCGCCAGGACACGAACCGCGCGCCCGAGCCCGCCGTGACGTCGGACGCCCGCGGCCGGCTCGTCACGACGCTCTGGCTCACGCTGTTCGCCGTGCTGTTCGCCGCCCTGCTGGTGCGCAACTACGTGCTCGGCGCGTACGAGCTCGGGATGCTGCGCGTCGGGCCGCTCCGCATCGCGTCGTTCGGACCGCTGGTCTCGCTCGGCGTGCTGTTCGGCATCCACCTCATGCGACGCTGGTCGCTCGCGACGGGGCTGCCGTGGGACGACGTCTTCGGCGCCGTCGGCTGGATGCTGGTGGTCGGCTTCGTCGGCTCGCACGTGCTCGACGTCGCGCTCTACCGTCCGGAGGACTTCTTCGACCCGGGAGTTCTCCTCGACTTCCGCAGCGACTACTCGTCGTTCGGCGGCGTGCTGTGCGGCGGCCTCGCGGCCTGGCTCGCGTTCCGCCGCGCCGGCATCCCGGTGCTGCGCGGCATGGAGTGCACGCTCTACGGCTTCACGGGCGGCTGGCTGTTCGGACGTCTCGCCTGCTTCTCGGTGCACGACCATCCCGGCGTCGCGACCTCGTCGCCGCTCGGCGTCGAGATCGACGGCGTGATGCGCCACGACCTCGGTCTCTACGAGCTGATCTACACCATCGTGATCTTCGCGATCCTGCAGTGGACGACGCAGCGTCGCCGCTACGACGGCTGGGTGATCGCGCTGGTCGCGACGACGTACGCGCCGGTGCGCTTCGCGCTCGACTTCCTGCGCGTGCGCGACGCGACCTACGGCGGGCTCACGCCCGCGCAGTGGGTGTGCATCCCGGTGCTCGCGATCGGGCTCTACTACTGCGCCCGCGGCCGACAGGCGGCGTGA
- a CDS encoding DEAD/DEAH box helicase has protein sequence MESSSTDLGVRFDPLVAGWFADTFSGPTPPQQAGWREIAAGRDVLIAAPTGSGKTLAAFLWAIDELVCEAREGRLADATAVIYVSPLKALGNDIEKNLAVPLAAIRERAREAGVDLQDIRVAVRTGDTPASHRQAMLKHPPHVLITTPESLYILLTAEKSREMLRSARTVIVDEIHAVAGDKRGAHLALTLARLDALVGRRLQRVGLSATQKPIEEVARLLVGNDRIAEDGTPDCAIIDTGHARAMELSIETTDLELGPIASHELRAAVYDRVVELVNAHRTTIVFVNTRRLVERVAHALGERLGAERVVAHHGSLSRRIRLEAEQKLKTGQVPVVVATASLELGIDVGHVDLVCHLGAPRALATLLQRVGRSGHWLGSVPKGVFFPLTRDELVQTAAAVRAIRQGELDRVVLPRAPLDILAQQMVATAASGEIGTEALWELVRSAYPYRELSRRDFDDVLEMLAEGVATRRGRRTAWLHLDRVNGRVRARRGARLAAITSGGAIPETADYDVIEEPTEAKVGKVNEDFAVESMRGDIFLLGNHSWRIRRVELGRVRVEDAGQAPPTIPFWLGEAPARTRELSQAVSELRQAIADRLHDRDAAIAFLMDECGMDLGGATQLVNYVESTVAMLGTVPTCERIVAERFFDESGGMQLVVHAPFGGAINRAFGLALRKSFCLGFDFELQAAATDDGIVLSLGEQHSFPLDSVFGMVRLDTLEKNLVQAVLAAPMFGTRWRWNASRALALLRHQGGKRVPMNIQRMRAEDLLAAVFPAQLGCGDNRTGPIEPVDHPLVNETLANCLHEAMDIDGLREVLRKIDSGEIRTVAVETAAPSPMAHELLNAYPYAFLDDAPLEERRARAVNLRRTDASLAQGIGALDQAAIDEVREQAWPDVRDADELHDALLGFVWLPLKDIGPWQEWLDELVATRRAAVARWTAPDGSEHASVVPAERSLLARAALPSLRFDTPLEAPPGSPVPEHEEAALDAVVRGWLACVGPISTAELAQRLGLRPTTVEAALIRCENDGVALRGRFTPSTPEEEWCDRRLLARIHRLTIGRLRREIEPVSVADFMRFLLRWQHVAPGTQLHGRDGLATIIAQLHGLELPAPAWERSVFPARVASYTPSLLDDLCFSGVAAWGRFSPPAVEPATTPLRRRRTAPTRNAPLAVALRDALPLLLDAAALRAGEALHANGGGATQRLTRAARDVLDVLTRQGASFLGDVARATGLLPSAAEEALWELVARGLVTGDGFAGLRTLLTPDEKRRPERRLRALRGGRASARSLPVGRWALLRPRDAILADTSATADARSARASRDAQWERKVEETSEAMARVLLRRYGVLLRELTAREALAPPWRYLLVALRRMEARGEVRGGRFVSGLVGEQFALPEAVEALRATRRLADDGEPVLIGSGDPLNLVGILTPGARIPATSGQVIAFQRGVPVEVGELGAVRSRLQSHAQGA, from the coding sequence GTGGAGTCAAGCAGCACGGATCTCGGCGTTCGCTTCGACCCGCTCGTCGCCGGCTGGTTCGCCGACACCTTCTCCGGCCCGACGCCGCCGCAGCAAGCCGGCTGGCGCGAGATCGCCGCAGGGCGCGACGTCCTGATCGCCGCGCCCACGGGCTCGGGCAAGACGCTCGCGGCCTTCCTCTGGGCGATCGACGAGCTGGTGTGTGAAGCGCGCGAGGGTCGTCTCGCCGACGCGACCGCGGTGATCTACGTCTCGCCGCTGAAGGCGCTCGGCAACGACATCGAGAAGAACCTCGCGGTGCCGCTCGCGGCGATCCGCGAGCGCGCGCGCGAGGCCGGCGTCGACCTGCAAGACATCCGCGTCGCGGTGCGCACGGGCGACACGCCCGCCTCGCATCGTCAGGCGATGCTCAAGCACCCGCCGCACGTGCTGATCACGACGCCCGAGTCGCTCTACATCCTGCTCACCGCCGAGAAGAGCCGCGAGATGCTGCGCTCGGCGCGCACGGTGATCGTCGACGAGATCCACGCCGTCGCGGGTGACAAGCGTGGCGCGCATCTGGCATTGACGCTCGCGCGGCTCGACGCGCTCGTCGGTCGCCGCCTGCAGCGCGTCGGTCTCTCCGCGACGCAGAAGCCGATCGAGGAGGTCGCGCGCCTGCTGGTCGGCAACGACCGCATCGCCGAGGACGGCACGCCGGATTGCGCGATCATCGACACCGGCCACGCGCGCGCGATGGAGCTCTCGATCGAGACCACCGACCTCGAGCTCGGCCCGATCGCGAGCCACGAGCTGCGCGCCGCGGTCTACGATCGCGTCGTCGAGCTGGTGAACGCGCACCGCACGACCATCGTGTTCGTCAACACGCGTCGCCTGGTCGAGCGCGTCGCGCACGCGCTCGGCGAGCGGCTCGGCGCCGAGCGCGTCGTCGCGCACCACGGCAGCCTGTCGCGCCGCATCCGCCTCGAGGCCGAGCAGAAGCTCAAGACCGGTCAGGTGCCGGTCGTGGTCGCGACCGCGTCGCTCGAACTCGGCATCGACGTCGGGCACGTCGACCTCGTCTGCCACCTCGGCGCGCCGCGCGCGCTCGCGACGCTGCTGCAGCGCGTGGGTCGCTCGGGGCACTGGCTCGGCAGCGTGCCGAAGGGCGTCTTCTTCCCGCTGACGCGCGACGAGCTCGTGCAGACCGCGGCCGCGGTGCGCGCGATCCGTCAGGGCGAGCTCGATCGCGTCGTGCTGCCGCGCGCGCCGCTCGACATCCTGGCGCAGCAGATGGTCGCGACGGCGGCGTCGGGCGAGATCGGCACCGAAGCGCTGTGGGAGCTCGTGCGCAGCGCCTACCCCTACCGGGAGCTCTCGCGGCGCGACTTCGACGACGTCCTGGAGATGCTCGCCGAAGGTGTCGCGACGCGGCGCGGTCGGCGCACCGCGTGGCTGCACCTCGACCGCGTCAACGGTCGCGTGCGCGCGCGACGCGGCGCGCGGCTCGCGGCGATCACCAGCGGCGGCGCCATCCCCGAGACCGCCGACTACGACGTCATCGAGGAGCCGACGGAGGCCAAGGTCGGCAAGGTCAACGAGGACTTCGCCGTCGAGAGCATGCGCGGCGACATCTTCCTGCTCGGCAACCACTCGTGGCGCATCCGTCGCGTCGAGCTCGGAAGGGTGCGCGTCGAGGATGCCGGACAGGCGCCGCCGACGATTCCGTTCTGGCTCGGCGAGGCGCCGGCGCGCACGCGGGAGCTGTCGCAGGCGGTCTCCGAGCTGCGTCAAGCAATCGCCGATCGTCTGCACGATCGCGACGCCGCGATCGCGTTCCTGATGGACGAGTGCGGCATGGACCTCGGCGGCGCGACCCAGCTCGTCAACTACGTCGAGAGCACCGTCGCGATGCTCGGCACGGTACCGACCTGCGAGCGCATCGTCGCCGAGCGCTTCTTCGACGAGAGCGGCGGCATGCAGCTCGTCGTGCACGCACCGTTCGGCGGCGCGATCAACCGCGCCTTCGGCCTCGCGCTGCGCAAGTCGTTCTGCCTCGGCTTCGACTTCGAGCTGCAGGCGGCCGCGACCGACGACGGCATCGTGCTCTCGCTCGGCGAGCAGCACAGCTTCCCCCTCGACAGCGTGTTCGGGATGGTGCGGCTCGACACCCTCGAGAAGAACCTCGTCCAGGCGGTGCTCGCCGCGCCGATGTTCGGCACGCGCTGGCGCTGGAATGCGAGCCGCGCGCTCGCGCTGCTGCGCCACCAAGGCGGCAAGCGCGTGCCGATGAACATCCAGCGCATGCGCGCCGAGGATCTGCTGGCCGCGGTCTTCCCCGCGCAGCTCGGCTGCGGCGACAACCGCACGGGCCCGATCGAGCCGGTCGACCACCCGCTGGTCAACGAGACGCTCGCCAACTGCCTGCACGAGGCGATGGACATCGACGGCCTGCGCGAGGTGCTGCGCAAGATCGACAGCGGCGAGATCCGCACCGTCGCCGTCGAGACGGCAGCGCCGTCGCCGATGGCGCACGAGCTGCTGAACGCGTACCCGTACGCCTTCCTCGACGACGCGCCGCTCGAGGAGCGGCGTGCACGCGCCGTCAACCTGCGCCGCACCGACGCGAGCCTCGCGCAGGGCATCGGCGCGCTCGACCAGGCCGCGATCGACGAGGTGCGCGAGCAGGCCTGGCCGGACGTGCGCGACGCCGACGAGCTGCACGACGCGCTCCTCGGCTTCGTCTGGCTGCCGCTCAAAGACATCGGCCCGTGGCAGGAGTGGCTCGACGAGCTCGTCGCCACGCGCCGCGCCGCCGTCGCGCGCTGGACCGCGCCCGACGGCAGCGAGCACGCGTCGGTGGTTCCCGCCGAGCGCAGCCTGCTCGCGCGCGCGGCGCTGCCGTCGCTGCGCTTCGACACGCCGCTCGAGGCGCCGCCCGGCTCGCCCGTCCCCGAGCACGAGGAGGCCGCGCTCGACGCGGTGGTGCGCGGCTGGCTCGCGTGCGTCGGGCCGATCTCGACGGCGGAGCTCGCGCAGCGTCTCGGGCTGCGCCCGACGACGGTCGAGGCGGCGCTCATCCGCTGCGAGAACGACGGCGTCGCGCTGCGCGGCCGCTTCACGCCGAGCACTCCCGAGGAGGAGTGGTGCGATCGTCGCCTGCTGGCGCGCATTCATCGCTTGACGATCGGTCGGCTGCGGCGCGAGATCGAGCCGGTCTCGGTCGCCGACTTCATGCGCTTCCTGCTGCGCTGGCAGCACGTCGCGCCCGGCACGCAGCTGCACGGCCGCGACGGCCTCGCGACCATCATCGCGCAGCTGCACGGCCTCGAGCTGCCGGCGCCGGCGTGGGAGCGCAGCGTGTTTCCCGCCCGCGTCGCGAGCTACACGCCGAGCCTGCTCGACGATCTGTGCTTCTCGGGTGTGGCGGCGTGGGGTCGCTTCTCGCCCCCCGCGGTCGAGCCGGCGACGACGCCGCTGCGCCGGCGGCGCACCGCCCCGACGCGCAACGCGCCGCTCGCGGTCGCGCTGCGCGACGCGCTGCCGCTGCTGCTCGACGCGGCGGCGCTGCGTGCTGGCGAAGCGCTGCACGCCAACGGCGGGGGCGCGACCCAGCGCTTGACGCGCGCCGCGCGCGACGTGCTCGACGTCCTCACGCGGCAGGGCGCGTCGTTCCTCGGCGACGTCGCGCGCGCGACCGGCCTCTTGCCCTCGGCCGCCGAAGAGGCTCTCTGGGAGCTCGTCGCGCGCGGTCTCGTCACCGGCGACGGCTTCGCCGGGCTGCGGACGCTGCTCACGCCGGACGAGAAGCGGCGACCCGAGCGGCGGCTGCGCGCGCTGCGCGGCGGTCGCGCGTCGGCGCGCTCGCTGCCGGTCGGACGCTGGGCGCTGCTGCGTCCGCGCGACGCGATCCTCGCCGACACCTCCGCGACCGCCGACGCGCGCTCGGCGCGTGCGTCGCGCGACGCGCAGTGGGAGCGCAAGGTCGAGGAGACCAGCGAAGCGATGGCCCGCGTGCTCCTGCGACGCTACGGCGTCCTGCTGCGCGAGCTGACCGCGCGCGAGGCGCTCGCCCCGCCCTGGCGCTACCTGCTCGTCGCGCTGCGACGCATGGAGGCGCGCGGCGAGGTGCGCGGCGGACGCTTCGTCTCCGGGCTCGTCGGCGAGCAGTTCGCGCTGCCCGAGGCGGTCGAGGCGCTGCGCGCGACGCGACGCCTCGCCGACGACGGCGAGCCGGTCCTGATCGGCTCCGGCGACCCGCTCAACCTCGTCGGCATCCTGACGCCGGGGGCGCGCATTCCCGCGACGAGCGGTCAGGTGATCGCGTTTCAGCGCGGCGTGCCGGTCGAGGTGGGCGAGCTCGGCGCGGTGCGCAGCCGGCTGCAGAGCCACGCGCAGGGCGCTTGA